Proteins from a genomic interval of Salipiger sp. CCB-MM3:
- a CDS encoding hydantoinase/oxoprolinase family protein: protein MDGQLPAEDWKIGVDIGGTFMDFCALEARSGRIASLKVLTTPDDPGAELRTGLDLLAEREGLDVAAVSRFVHGTTVGINTIIQRKGAKLAMFTNAGFEDVIELARLRMPDMYSLFCQRPDPLVSRDMIFGLPVRMRADGRRTDAPEDAVAEAVAKAKAAGAEGIIVALLHSWRDSAQEADIRQQIEAFAPELFVFTSSEVWPVIREYERTSTAILNGYVHPRVSGYLEALEARLQAQGVPARAMLTKSNGGVMSAGEGRRDCVSMLLSGTASGVIGAAWLARQAGESRILTLDIGGTSADFALIIDGEVQFGSDELVGEFPLHIPSVSVSSIGIGGGSIASVDEHGVLRVGPESAGSVPGPACYGRGGSRATVTDAMAVCGWLGHSEMAYGQLDMKVDLAREVVGALAAQLGRGVEETAQAILDIAISEMFVEVEKLSSRAGVDLRAFALMPFGGGGPMLGAFLAKELGMPRVMAPRRPGVVSALGGLVADLKGDFIRTVFADLDESRLPLLRDHFQALAAEGRDWLAAQGHDGAIDLKLSADMRYAGQSYEIEVVLEPDWLSDLPKMTRAFHATHLRIYDFDDPEGQIEMVNLRLSAIGAGPKPDLAELAHVEAGETRDVQVHIGGWRPVPLHSRAALAAGTVFDGPAIVAQEDTTFAIPVGARARVDGNLNIHLQFED, encoded by the coding sequence ATGGACGGCCAACTCCCCGCGGAAGACTGGAAAATCGGTGTCGATATCGGCGGCACCTTCATGGATTTCTGCGCGCTCGAAGCCCGCTCGGGGCGCATCGCCTCGCTCAAGGTGCTGACCACGCCCGATGATCCGGGCGCTGAGCTGCGCACCGGGCTCGATCTGCTGGCCGAGCGCGAGGGGCTGGACGTCGCGGCGGTCAGCCGCTTCGTGCATGGCACCACGGTGGGCATCAATACGATCATCCAGCGCAAGGGCGCGAAGCTCGCGATGTTCACCAATGCCGGATTCGAGGATGTGATCGAGCTGGCCCGACTGCGGATGCCTGACATGTACTCGCTGTTCTGCCAGCGCCCCGATCCGCTGGTGTCGCGCGACATGATCTTCGGCCTGCCGGTGCGGATGCGTGCCGACGGCCGCCGCACCGATGCCCCCGAGGACGCCGTGGCCGAGGCGGTCGCGAAGGCCAAGGCGGCGGGTGCCGAAGGGATCATCGTCGCGCTGCTGCATTCCTGGCGCGACAGCGCGCAGGAGGCCGATATTCGGCAGCAGATCGAAGCATTCGCGCCGGAACTTTTCGTCTTCACCTCCTCGGAGGTCTGGCCGGTGATCCGCGAATACGAACGCACCTCGACCGCGATCCTCAACGGTTACGTCCACCCGCGTGTTTCGGGCTACCTCGAGGCGCTGGAGGCGCGGCTGCAGGCGCAGGGCGTGCCCGCCCGCGCCATGCTGACCAAGTCGAACGGCGGCGTGATGAGCGCCGGCGAGGGGCGCCGCGACTGCGTGTCGATGCTGCTGTCGGGCACCGCCTCGGGGGTGATCGGCGCGGCTTGGCTGGCGCGGCAGGCAGGCGAGAGCCGCATCCTGACGCTCGACATCGGCGGCACCTCGGCCGACTTCGCGCTGATCATCGACGGCGAGGTGCAGTTCGGCTCGGATGAGCTGGTCGGGGAGTTTCCGCTGCATATCCCCTCGGTCTCGGTCAGCTCGATCGGCATCGGCGGCGGCTCGATCGCTTCGGTGGACGAGCACGGCGTGCTGCGCGTCGGACCGGAAAGCGCGGGCTCGGTGCCCGGTCCGGCCTGCTACGGGCGCGGGGGCTCCCGCGCCACGGTAACCGACGCCATGGCGGTCTGCGGTTGGCTGGGGCATTCGGAAATGGCCTACGGCCAGCTCGACATGAAGGTCGACCTGGCGCGCGAGGTCGTCGGCGCTCTGGCCGCGCAGCTGGGGCGCGGCGTCGAGGAGACCGCGCAGGCGATCCTCGACATTGCGATCTCGGAGATGTTCGTCGAGGTCGAGAAGCTCTCGTCCCGCGCCGGGGTCGACCTGCGTGCCTTCGCGCTGATGCCCTTCGGCGGTGGCGGCCCCATGCTAGGTGCCTTCCTCGCCAAGGAGCTGGGGATGCCCCGCGTCATGGCGCCGCGCCGTCCGGGCGTCGTCTCGGCGCTCGGCGGGCTGGTGGCCGACCTCAAGGGCGATTTCATCCGCACCGTCTTTGCCGATCTCGACGAGTCCCGCCTGCCGCTGCTGCGCGACCATTTCCAGGCGCTCGCCGCAGAGGGGCGTGACTGGCTCGCTGCGCAGGGCCATGACGGCGCCATAGATCTGAAGCTCTCGGCTGACATGCGCTACGCCGGGCAGAGCTACGAGATCGAGGTGGTGCTGGAGCCCGACTGGCTGTCGGACCTGCCGAAGATGACCCGCGCCTTCCACGCCACCCACCTCCGTATTTACGACTTCGACGATCCCGAGGGTCAGATCGAGATGGTCAACCTGCGCCTCTCGGCGATCGGCGCCGGGCCCAAGCCCGACCTCGCCGAGCTGGCGCATGTCGAGGCGGGCGAGACCCGCGACGTACAAGTGCATATCGGCGGTTGGCGCCCGGTACCGCTGCACAGCCGCGCGGCGCTGGCCGCCGGCACGGTCTTCGACGGCCCGGCCATCGTCGCGCAGGAAGACACCACCTTCGCCATCCCCGTGGGCGCCCGCGCCCGGGTCGACGGCAATCTCAACATCCACCTGCAGTTCGAGGACTGA
- a CDS encoding hydantoinase B/oxoprolinase family protein, protein MFDKMTLQVLANHARAAAENMAHTLHRTAHSAFVKETQDFTVMLMDQSGDTFAVPMELGATWYPGLTYGRAIDMVDEEYRPGDVAFTNDPYSGHVATHAPDTHLWKPVFSEGEIVAWTGGHIHNTDMGGAVPASLSRSLTEIHQEGLRFPPMKLVREGVFDEQIMKIMSTNVRKPALNIGDIKALVGALGTGERKVHAMIERFGHRGFLSGVAALMEQAEAQARAILSEIPDGEYVFADYADEDSDEANPCRLKLTLTIRGDEAILDFTGSDPQLASSLNVPSGGDPRHTMLLVGVYYVLYTLNPRILLNTGLTRPFTCITPEGTVLNPVSPAAVGMRSLTCARLRSVIFGAFVQAIPERMPAAPAGNNCIVNVMTRDERSQKTVIAAVNPVVGGGGGMPHRDGTNGSGADAAYLKNTPIEITETEVPVEFVKYGLAQDTGGAGRWRGGLATEMAFRVFTPDSRITARNRDRSFFRPWGTGGGKAAGLADMVVNPGTPEEWRMGSKDTAILQPGDVLEVRSAGGGGRGNPLEREPWRVARDVARGYVSAEAAARDYGVILKDAEVDEAATAKARAAMPTPPEAFFHYGPEREGYEARWTAEAYDRLTEILAALPIHWRFFTKTEIFRRIEGSGADAVEAAFAATCARFPELPRPTTYAEAAE, encoded by the coding sequence ATGTTCGACAAGATGACCCTCCAGGTGCTCGCCAACCATGCCCGCGCCGCGGCCGAGAACATGGCCCACACGCTGCACCGCACCGCGCATTCCGCCTTCGTCAAGGAGACGCAGGATTTCACGGTTATGCTGATGGACCAGAGCGGTGACACGTTTGCCGTGCCGATGGAGTTGGGCGCGACGTGGTATCCGGGGCTGACCTACGGCCGCGCCATCGACATGGTTGACGAGGAATACCGCCCCGGCGACGTCGCCTTCACCAACGATCCCTATTCGGGCCACGTAGCCACCCACGCCCCAGACACCCACCTGTGGAAGCCGGTCTTTTCCGAAGGCGAGATCGTCGCCTGGACCGGCGGGCACATCCATAACACCGACATGGGCGGCGCGGTACCCGCCTCGCTCTCGCGTTCGCTGACCGAGATCCACCAGGAGGGCCTTCGCTTTCCACCGATGAAGCTCGTCCGCGAAGGGGTCTTTGACGAGCAGATCATGAAGATCATGTCGACCAACGTGCGCAAGCCCGCGCTCAACATCGGTGACATCAAGGCCCTTGTGGGCGCGCTCGGAACCGGGGAGCGCAAGGTGCACGCGATGATCGAGCGTTTCGGCCATCGCGGCTTCCTGTCCGGCGTCGCGGCGCTGATGGAGCAGGCCGAGGCACAGGCCCGCGCGATCCTCTCGGAGATCCCCGACGGTGAATATGTCTTTGCCGACTATGCCGACGAGGACAGCGACGAGGCCAATCCCTGCCGCCTCAAGCTGACACTGACCATCCGCGGCGACGAGGCGATCCTCGATTTCACCGGCTCCGATCCGCAGCTGGCCTCTTCGCTCAATGTGCCCTCGGGGGGCGATCCCCGGCACACCATGCTGCTCGTGGGCGTCTACTACGTGCTCTATACGCTCAACCCGCGCATCCTGCTGAACACCGGGCTGACGCGCCCCTTCACCTGCATCACCCCCGAGGGCACGGTGCTGAATCCGGTCTCTCCGGCGGCGGTAGGCATGCGCTCGCTCACCTGTGCGCGCTTGCGCTCGGTGATCTTTGGCGCCTTCGTGCAGGCGATCCCTGAGAGGATGCCCGCCGCGCCCGCCGGCAACAACTGCATCGTCAATGTGATGACCCGCGACGAGCGTAGCCAAAAGACGGTGATCGCCGCGGTGAACCCGGTGGTGGGCGGTGGCGGCGGCATGCCGCATCGCGACGGCACAAACGGCTCGGGCGCCGATGCGGCCTATCTCAAGAACACGCCGATCGAGATCACCGAGACCGAGGTGCCGGTGGAATTCGTCAAATACGGGCTGGCGCAGGATACCGGTGGCGCCGGGCGCTGGCGCGGGGGGCTGGCCACCGAGATGGCCTTCCGAGTCTTTACCCCCGACAGCCGCATCACCGCGCGCAACCGAGACCGTTCGTTCTTCCGCCCCTGGGGCACAGGCGGCGGCAAGGCGGCGGGGCTCGCCGATATGGTGGTTAATCCCGGCACGCCCGAAGAGTGGCGCATGGGCTCGAAGGACACGGCGATCCTGCAGCCCGGAGATGTGCTCGAGGTCCGCTCGGCGGGTGGCGGCGGGCGTGGCAACCCGCTCGAGCGCGAGCCCTGGCGGGTCGCCCGCGACGTGGCGCGGGGCTATGTCTCGGCCGAGGCGGCCGCGCGCGACTACGGCGTGATCCTGAAGGATGCCGAGGTTGACGAGGCGGCCACCGCCAAGGCGCGCGCCGCGATGCCGACTCCCCCCGAGGCCTTCTTCCACTACGGTCCCGAACGCGAGGGCTACGAGGCGCGCTGGACCGCCGAGGCCTACGATCGCCTGACCGAGATCCTCGCTGCGCTGCCGATCCACTGGCGTTTCTTCACCAAGACCGAGATCTTCCGCCGGATCGAGGGCAGCGGCGCGGATGCCGTTGAGGCGGCCTTCGCGGCAACCTGCGCGCGCTTCCCCGAGCTGCCGCGCCCGACAACCTACGCCGAGGCGGCGGAATGA
- a CDS encoding (2Fe-2S)-binding protein, whose product MNGGRLVRLAETARAPVGFSFDGEALTGLEGDTVLTAILLSRRALRDAEFGPEGRAGFCLMSACQDCWVWQETGPRLRACSTPLREGMQLRSAPGAAQWPGVAGARTENRAEVHPGDSA is encoded by the coding sequence ATGAACGGCGGGCGGCTCGTCCGGCTGGCCGAGACCGCCCGCGCGCCGGTCGGCTTCAGCTTCGATGGCGAGGCGCTGACCGGGCTCGAAGGTGACACGGTGCTGACCGCGATCCTGCTGTCGCGACGCGCTCTCCGCGATGCCGAGTTCGGCCCCGAGGGGCGCGCGGGCTTCTGCTTGATGAGCGCCTGCCAGGACTGCTGGGTCTGGCAGGAAACGGGGCCACGGCTACGCGCCTGCTCGACCCCCTTGCGCGAGGGAATGCAGCTGCGCAGTGCCCCCGGTGCGGCGCAGTGGCCGGGTGTGGCCGGGGCACGCACCGAAAACCGGGCTGAAGTTCATCCCGGAGACTCCGCATGA
- a CDS encoding NAD(P)/FAD-dependent oxidoreductase, with protein MTRVLIVGAGPAGIRAAETLVAAGLHPIVVDEAARAGGQIYRRPPEGFTRPPENLYGSEAAKARAVHATFDALVAGSKLTHLPQRSVMALRAGVAYVLGELRQEIPYDRLILATGATDRLAPVPGWQMGGVYSLGAAQIALKAQGVALGRKIVLAGSGPLLTLLATQLVAVGADVAAVLDTAPMTAQFQGGLRMALARPVVTLRGLRLRAALGRRYHAGVALERIESDETGPTAVIWRDARGRVQHTGCDMVGLGWHLRSDGTLADLAGARFDWSAAFSQWLPRADPLGRAGDGLYLAGDGLRILGADGAELAGRAAAIACLQDLGLPHPNPAPILRCLARMQRFAHGMARAFPWPSDMIRGLPDTTNVCRCEGISAGELRATLPLSGPEANRAKSLARVGMGRCQGRYCQLAGAEIIAAASGQAPEDVGRLRAQAPARPVPIGAWLAAEEQREAE; from the coding sequence ATGACCCGTGTGCTGATCGTCGGCGCCGGTCCGGCAGGCATCCGCGCGGCCGAGACCCTCGTTGCTGCGGGGCTGCACCCCATCGTGGTGGACGAGGCCGCCCGCGCTGGCGGGCAGATCTACCGCCGACCGCCCGAGGGCTTTACCCGCCCGCCGGAAAACCTCTACGGGTCCGAGGCCGCCAAGGCGCGTGCGGTTCACGCCACCTTCGATGCGCTGGTGGCCGGCAGCAAACTCACGCACCTGCCGCAGCGCTCGGTCATGGCGCTCCGCGCCGGGGTGGCGTATGTGCTGGGCGAGCTTCGGCAGGAAATTCCCTACGACCGGCTGATCCTCGCGACAGGCGCCACCGACCGGCTTGCCCCGGTACCGGGCTGGCAGATGGGCGGAGTCTATTCGCTTGGCGCTGCGCAGATCGCGCTGAAGGCGCAGGGTGTGGCGCTGGGGCGGAAGATCGTGCTGGCCGGTTCCGGGCCACTGTTGACGCTGCTCGCGACGCAGCTCGTCGCGGTGGGCGCGGACGTGGCTGCAGTACTCGACACCGCGCCGATGACGGCGCAGTTTCAGGGCGGCTTGCGCATGGCGCTTGCGCGTCCTGTGGTAACCCTGCGCGGCCTGCGGCTGCGCGCTGCACTGGGGCGGCGCTATCATGCGGGCGTCGCGCTGGAGCGGATCGAAAGCGATGAGACCGGCCCGACGGCGGTGATCTGGCGCGACGCCCGGGGCAGGGTGCAACATACCGGCTGCGACATGGTCGGCCTCGGCTGGCACCTGCGTTCGGACGGGACGCTCGCCGACCTTGCCGGGGCCCGCTTCGACTGGAGCGCCGCGTTTTCGCAATGGCTGCCTCGGGCCGATCCGCTGGGCCGTGCGGGCGACGGGCTCTATCTCGCCGGGGACGGGCTGCGCATTCTCGGCGCCGACGGTGCCGAGCTTGCGGGTCGCGCCGCCGCCATCGCCTGCCTTCAGGACCTTGGCCTGCCGCACCCCAATCCTGCCCCGATCCTGCGCTGTCTCGCGCGGATGCAGCGCTTTGCCCATGGCATGGCGCGGGCTTTCCCCTGGCCCTCCGACATGATCCGCGGTCTGCCAGACACAACCAATGTCTGCCGGTGCGAGGGCATCTCGGCTGGCGAGTTGCGCGCCACGCTGCCGCTCTCGGGGCCCGAGGCGAACCGGGCGAAGTCGCTGGCGCGGGTCGGCATGGGACGCTGCCAGGGGCGCTATTGCCAGCTGGCGGGCGCCGAGATCATCGCTGCGGCTTCGGGGCAGGCACCGGAGGATGTGGGCCGACTGCGCGCGCAAGCTCCGGCCCGGCCCGTGCCGATCGGCGCGTGGTTGGCGGCGGAGGAGCAGCGCGAGGCAGAATAA
- a CDS encoding aldehyde dehydrogenase family protein: protein MPGFDIPLPCGHFIAGRYVPGDAAIEVISPSTGQRIGAIPRADAALVNEAVEAARAARAVSNWGGIAPRERLKALHAWADLIEAEADKLAYLEAVCSSRPLAHARVGDVLVTAEQIRFFAEFADKEGGTLVPTSDSAFGFISDEPYGVVGAITPWNFPISMAGWKLGPALSAGNAVVLKPSEMTPYSTLYLAELSVRAGIPAGLINIVLGDGPVTGTAITGHPGIDKVSFTGSTRAGAAIMENIARSGIKPMTLELGGKSPMVVFADADLDLAADCLERGILPNAGQFCVAGSRILVEQSIAEPLAERLKERFARHVPADTLAPDAGFSPIISEGQMARIDGIVQAAAGQGGEILCGGAPFEREGSYYQPTLISGVTQDNPAVTEEIFGPVATLQTFEGEEEAMALAAHPTYGLAAGLFTRDVSRALRLSRRLEAGTVWINRYGRSRDHILPTGGWKASGLGKDLGREAYLANRRSKSVLIDL, encoded by the coding sequence ATGCCCGGCTTCGACATCCCGCTGCCCTGCGGACATTTCATCGCGGGTCGCTACGTGCCCGGCGACGCTGCTATCGAGGTGATCTCTCCCTCGACGGGCCAGCGCATCGGGGCGATCCCGCGCGCCGACGCCGCGCTGGTGAACGAGGCGGTCGAGGCCGCGCGCGCGGCCCGCGCCGTGTCGAACTGGGGCGGCATCGCACCGCGCGAACGGCTGAAGGCGCTGCACGCCTGGGCCGACCTGATCGAAGCTGAGGCCGACAAGCTGGCCTATCTCGAGGCGGTCTGCTCCTCGCGCCCGCTGGCTCATGCAAGGGTCGGCGACGTCCTGGTCACCGCTGAGCAGATCCGCTTCTTTGCCGAGTTTGCCGACAAGGAAGGCGGCACCTTGGTTCCGACCTCGGACAGCGCCTTTGGCTTCATCTCGGACGAGCCCTACGGCGTTGTCGGCGCGATCACGCCATGGAACTTCCCGATCTCCATGGCGGGCTGGAAGCTCGGCCCTGCGCTGTCGGCCGGCAACGCCGTGGTGCTGAAACCCTCCGAGATGACGCCCTACAGCACGCTCTACCTTGCGGAGCTGTCGGTGCGGGCCGGCATCCCGGCGGGACTGATCAACATCGTTCTGGGCGACGGGCCGGTGACCGGCACCGCGATCACCGGCCATCCGGGCATCGACAAGGTGTCCTTCACCGGATCGACCCGCGCGGGCGCGGCGATCATGGAGAACATCGCCCGCTCCGGCATCAAGCCGATGACGCTGGAGCTGGGCGGCAAGAGCCCGATGGTGGTCTTTGCCGATGCCGACCTCGATCTCGCGGCGGACTGTCTCGAGCGCGGCATCCTGCCCAACGCCGGGCAGTTCTGCGTTGCGGGCTCACGCATCCTCGTCGAGCAGAGCATCGCCGAGCCGCTGGCCGAGCGGCTGAAGGAGCGCTTCGCCCGCCATGTCCCCGCCGACACTCTGGCCCCGGACGCCGGCTTCTCGCCGATCATTTCGGAGGGGCAGATGGCCCGGATCGACGGTATCGTACAGGCGGCTGCGGGGCAGGGAGGTGAGATCCTCTGCGGCGGCGCGCCCTTCGAGCGCGAGGGCAGTTACTACCAGCCGACGTTGATCAGCGGGGTGACCCAGGACAACCCGGCGGTGACCGAGGAGATTTTCGGCCCCGTGGCCACCCTTCAGACGTTCGAGGGCGAGGAAGAGGCCATGGCGCTGGCCGCCCACCCGACCTACGGGCTGGCCGCCGGCTTGTTCACCCGCGATGTCAGCCGGGCGCTGCGCCTGTCGCGGCGGCTCGAGGCCGGGACCGTCTGGATCAACCGCTATGGCCGCTCGCGCGACCACATCCTGCCGACGGGCGGCTGGAAGGCCTCGGGCCTTGGCAAGGACCTCGGGCGCGAGGCCTACCTTGCAAACCGGCGCAGCAAGTCCGTACTGATCGATCTATGA
- a CDS encoding tartrate dehydrogenase, translating to MKTYNLALIPGDGIGVDVTDAAMEVLGAAATGRFAFETTSFPWSCEYYLEHGTMMPEGGIETLRGFDAIYLGAVGWPATVPDSVSLHGLLLPIRKAFNQYANIRPHRLLAGVEGPLKAEGFDILCIRENTEGEYSGAGGRVHEGKDNEVAVETSVFTRAGVERILRFGFEQARARRGHLTSVTKSNAQKYSMVFWDEVTRELSAEYSDVTVSHMHIDAMAAKMVMAPQDLDVVVASNLFGDILTDLGAAIQGGLGFAASANINPDRSAPSMFEPVHGSAPDIAGKNIANPIAAIWSVAQMLEHLGEAEASAAVLAAIEAATARGIGIRPGLNTTQEITAAVIAALEA from the coding sequence ATGAAGACCTATAACCTTGCCCTGATCCCCGGTGACGGGATCGGCGTTGACGTGACCGATGCCGCGATGGAGGTGCTTGGCGCCGCTGCGACGGGGCGCTTTGCCTTCGAGACCACCTCCTTCCCGTGGTCGTGTGAGTATTACCTCGAGCACGGCACGATGATGCCCGAAGGCGGGATCGAGACGCTGCGCGGGTTTGATGCGATCTACCTCGGCGCCGTGGGCTGGCCGGCGACGGTGCCGGACTCGGTCTCGCTGCACGGGCTGCTGCTGCCGATCCGCAAGGCCTTCAACCAATATGCCAACATCCGCCCGCACCGGCTGCTGGCGGGGGTCGAGGGGCCGCTGAAGGCCGAGGGCTTCGACATCCTGTGCATCCGCGAGAACACCGAGGGCGAATACTCGGGCGCCGGCGGCCGCGTGCATGAGGGCAAGGACAACGAGGTGGCGGTCGAGACTTCGGTCTTCACCCGGGCCGGCGTCGAGCGCATCCTGCGCTTCGGCTTCGAGCAGGCGCGGGCGCGGCGGGGGCACCTGACCTCGGTGACCAAATCCAACGCGCAGAAATATTCGATGGTGTTCTGGGACGAGGTGACGCGCGAACTGTCCGCCGAATACTCCGATGTCACCGTCAGCCACATGCACATCGACGCCATGGCCGCCAAGATGGTCATGGCGCCGCAGGATCTGGACGTGGTGGTCGCCTCGAACCTCTTCGGCGACATCCTCACCGACCTCGGAGCGGCGATCCAGGGCGGGCTGGGCTTTGCCGCCTCGGCCAATATCAACCCGGACCGCTCGGCGCCCTCGATGTTCGAGCCGGTGCACGGCTCGGCGCCCGATATCGCCGGCAAGAACATCGCCAACCCGATCGCCGCGATCTGGTCGGTGGCGCAGATGCTCGAGCACCTCGGCGAGGCCGAGGCCTCCGCCGCCGTGCTCGCCGCCATCGAGGCCGCCACCGCCAGGGGCATCGGCATCCGCCCGGGGCTCAACACCACCCAAGAGATCACCGCGGCCGTCATCGCCGCTCTGGAGGCCTGA
- a CDS encoding NAD-dependent succinate-semialdehyde dehydrogenase: protein MTLHTAFAADIRDSLSDPDLFREAALIDGQWIARADMEVSNPATGGTLGQMPDCTAAETGRAIAAAEAAMLAWKKKTHAERADLLMVWYNLMLEHADDLALILTAEQGKPLAEAKGEILYGASFVRWFAEEARRINGHIIPSPVPGKKIFAMKEPVGVCAIITPWNFPNAMITRKVAPGLAAGCTMVIKPSDFTPYSALALCVLAERAGIPAGVLNVLTGRPEEIGATLTASPVVRKLSFTGSTRVGALLAEQCAPTLKKMSLELGGNAPFIVFDDADLDAAVEGAMASKFRNGGQTCVCANRILVQSGIHDRFVAALAAKVDALKVAPGTEEGAHIGPMISAAAITKITAHVEDALSKGATRATAARDLPSQFADPVVLTGATQEMRLAGEETFGPVAPIFKFETEAEALQIANGTPFGLAAYFYTRDMARAFRFGEALEAGLVGLNTGAVSHAEAPFGGVKASGLGREGAQEGIEEYLETKAFHFGGL, encoded by the coding sequence ATGACCCTGCACACCGCCTTCGCCGCCGACATCCGCGACAGCCTTTCCGATCCCGACCTCTTCCGCGAGGCGGCGCTGATTGACGGCCAGTGGATCGCCCGCGCTGACATGGAGGTCAGCAACCCCGCCACCGGCGGCACGCTTGGCCAGATGCCCGATTGCACCGCCGCAGAGACCGGCCGCGCCATCGCCGCCGCCGAAGCGGCGATGCTGGCCTGGAAGAAGAAGACCCACGCCGAGCGCGCCGATCTGCTGATGGTCTGGTACAACCTGATGCTCGAGCACGCCGACGATCTGGCGCTGATCCTCACCGCCGAGCAGGGCAAGCCGCTGGCGGAGGCCAAGGGCGAGATCCTCTATGGCGCCTCCTTCGTGCGCTGGTTCGCCGAAGAGGCGCGGCGGATCAACGGCCACATCATCCCCAGCCCGGTGCCGGGCAAGAAGATCTTCGCGATGAAGGAGCCGGTGGGCGTCTGCGCGATCATCACGCCGTGGAACTTCCCCAATGCGATGATCACCCGCAAGGTCGCGCCGGGTCTGGCGGCGGGCTGCACCATGGTGATCAAACCCTCGGACTTCACCCCCTATTCGGCGCTGGCGCTCTGCGTGCTGGCCGAGCGCGCGGGCATCCCGGCGGGCGTGCTCAACGTGCTGACCGGCCGCCCCGAGGAGATCGGCGCGACGCTCACCGCCTCGCCGGTGGTGCGCAAACTGTCGTTCACTGGCTCGACGCGGGTCGGGGCGCTGCTCGCCGAGCAATGCGCACCCACACTGAAGAAGATGTCGCTGGAGCTTGGCGGCAACGCGCCCTTCATCGTCTTTGACGACGCCGATCTCGACGCGGCGGTCGAGGGCGCCATGGCCAGCAAGTTCCGCAACGGCGGGCAGACCTGCGTCTGCGCCAACCGCATCCTCGTGCAGTCCGGCATCCACGACCGTTTCGTCGCGGCGCTGGCGGCGAAAGTCGACGCGCTGAAGGTCGCGCCGGGCACCGAGGAGGGGGCGCACATCGGCCCGATGATCAGCGCCGCCGCGATCACCAAGATCACTGCCCATGTCGAGGATGCGCTGTCAAAAGGCGCCACCCGCGCCACGGCCGCGCGTGACCTGCCGAGCCAGTTCGCCGATCCGGTGGTGCTGACCGGCGCGACGCAGGAGATGCGTCTGGCCGGCGAGGAAACCTTCGGCCCGGTCGCCCCGATCTTCAAATTCGAGACCGAGGCAGAGGCTCTGCAGATCGCCAACGGCACGCCCTTCGGGTTGGCGGCGTACTTCTACACCCGTGACATGGCCCGTGCCTTCCGCTTCGGCGAGGCGCTGGAGGCGGGGCTCGTGGGGCTCAACACCGGCGCGGTGAGCCACGCCGAGGCGCCCTTCGGCGGGGTGAAGGCCTCCGGCCTCGGCCGCGAGGGCGCGCAGGAGGGCATCGAGGAGTACCTCGAGACCAAGGCCTTCCACTTCGGCGGGCTTTGA